Proteins encoded within one genomic window of Halocatena marina:
- a CDS encoding DNA-directed RNA polymerase subunit A': MQTPKDISSINFGLMDPETYRDMSITKVITADTYDDDGFPIDMGLMDPRLGVIDPGLECPTCGQRSGSCPGHFGHIELAAPVIHVGFSKLIRRLLRGTCRECSHLLLTTEERGEFQDSLKRTIELGDDPSDVMKSAIRQARKKDRCPSCGEKQFDVKHEKPTTYYEVQDVLTNDYPERIATAMEGKALEDEDPDSVDRDPMAPQELANKTGIELSRINEIISGTFRPRQEDREAIAKALSVDLTEEDMNKLMASDIRDWFEDIPDEDLDVLGIDPDHSRPEWMILTVLPVPPVTARPSITLDNGQRSEDDLTHKLVDIIRINQRFMENREAGAPQLIIEDLWELLQYHVTTFMDNEISGTPPARHRSGRPLKTLSQRLKGKEGRFRGSLSGKRVNFSARTVISPDPTLSLNEVGVPRRVAAEMTQTMNVTERNVEEARQYVRNGPNSHPGANYVKRPDGRRLKVTEKNCEELAEKVQPSWEVNRHLVDGDIVIFNRQPSLHRMSIMAHEVVVMPYKTFRLNTTVCPPYNADFDGDEMNMHALQNEEARAEARVLMRVQEQILSPRFGENIIGAIQDHISGTYLLTHENPEFNETQALDLLRATRVDELPAPDRVDGETEYWTGRTLFSELLPSELNLEFTSSTGDTVVIVDGQLIEGTVDEDAVGAFGGEVVDTICKQYSTTRARMFINEVSALAMRAIMHFGFSLGIDDESIPTEAEEEIDETIDNAYDRVEELIEVYENGDLESLPGRTVHETLEMKIMQALGKVRDTAGDIVGEHFGSDNPAVVMAKSGARGSMLNLTQMAGCVGQQAVRGERINRGYEGRTLSHYQADDLGADAHGFVESSYRSGLTPREFFFHAVSGREGLVDTAVRTSKSGYLQRRLINALSELETQYDGTVRDTKDTIVQFEFGEDGTSPVKVSSSEDVEIDVEEIAESVLSAEFEDEGTTFLDRDTQTNLSERMDSMMVEGDD, from the coding sequence CGTCGGGTTTTCGAAGCTGATTCGCCGTCTGCTGCGCGGTACCTGCCGAGAGTGTTCGCATCTACTACTCACGACAGAAGAGCGAGGTGAGTTCCAAGATAGCCTCAAGCGAACCATCGAGCTGGGGGACGATCCAAGCGATGTGATGAAGTCCGCCATCCGACAGGCTCGAAAGAAAGACCGCTGTCCGAGCTGTGGTGAGAAGCAATTCGACGTCAAACACGAGAAGCCAACCACCTACTACGAGGTACAGGACGTTCTCACGAACGACTACCCAGAGCGGATCGCAACCGCGATGGAAGGAAAGGCGCTCGAAGACGAGGATCCCGATAGCGTCGATCGTGATCCGATGGCACCACAGGAACTCGCTAATAAGACCGGAATCGAACTCTCGCGCATCAACGAGATCATCTCCGGAACGTTCCGACCGCGCCAAGAGGACCGCGAGGCGATCGCGAAGGCACTTTCGGTCGATCTGACCGAGGAGGACATGAACAAGCTGATGGCCTCCGACATTCGGGATTGGTTCGAGGATATTCCGGATGAAGACCTCGACGTGTTGGGCATCGATCCCGACCATTCCCGTCCAGAGTGGATGATCCTCACAGTCCTCCCGGTTCCACCGGTAACAGCACGACCATCGATCACGTTGGACAACGGTCAGCGATCCGAGGACGACCTGACACACAAGCTGGTCGACATCATCCGCATCAACCAGCGGTTCATGGAGAACCGCGAGGCAGGTGCTCCACAGCTCATCATCGAGGACCTGTGGGAACTCCTCCAGTACCACGTGACGACGTTCATGGACAACGAAATTTCGGGCACACCCCCGGCCCGCCACCGTTCGGGACGACCGCTGAAGACGCTTTCACAGCGGCTCAAAGGCAAGGAAGGTCGCTTCCGAGGGAGCCTATCCGGGAAACGTGTGAACTTCTCGGCGCGGACTGTCATCAGTCCGGACCCGACGCTTTCGTTGAACGAGGTCGGCGTGCCGCGGCGTGTCGCTGCCGAGATGACACAGACGATGAACGTCACCGAGCGAAACGTAGAGGAAGCGCGCCAGTATGTCCGTAACGGACCGAACAGTCATCCCGGCGCGAACTACGTAAAGCGACCAGACGGACGTCGTCTCAAAGTGACAGAGAAGAACTGCGAGGAGCTCGCAGAGAAAGTCCAACCGAGCTGGGAAGTGAATCGTCACCTCGTTGACGGTGATATCGTTATCTTCAACCGCCAGCCGTCGCTGCACCGGATGTCCATCATGGCTCACGAAGTCGTGGTGATGCCGTATAAGACGTTCAGACTCAACACGACGGTCTGCCCGCCGTACAATGCAGACTTCGACGGAGACGAGATGAACATGCACGCACTCCAGAACGAGGAGGCACGCGCCGAGGCGCGCGTGCTCATGCGTGTCCAAGAACAGATCCTCAGCCCTCGCTTCGGTGAGAACATCATCGGGGCAATTCAGGATCACATTTCGGGAACGTATCTTCTCACCCACGAAAACCCCGAATTCAACGAGACACAAGCACTCGATCTGTTGCGTGCAACGCGTGTCGACGAGTTGCCTGCACCAGATCGAGTCGATGGAGAGACGGAGTACTGGACCGGACGAACCCTCTTTTCGGAGCTGCTTCCGAGCGAACTCAACCTCGAATTCACGAGTTCGACCGGCGATACGGTCGTCATTGTCGATGGGCAACTCATCGAGGGAACAGTCGATGAGGATGCAGTCGGTGCGTTCGGTGGTGAGGTCGTCGATACGATCTGCAAGCAGTACAGCACGACACGAGCTCGGATGTTCATCAACGAAGTCTCCGCGCTTGCAATGCGTGCGATCATGCACTTCGGATTCTCACTCGGCATTGACGACGAGTCGATCCCGACCGAAGCCGAAGAGGAGATCGACGAAACCATCGATAACGCCTACGACCGCGTCGAGGAACTCATCGAAGTGTACGAGAACGGTGATCTCGAATCGCTGCCGGGCCGAACAGTCCACGAGACGCTGGAGATGAAGATCATGCAGGCACTCGGGAAGGTTCGTGACACTGCTGGTGACATCGTCGGGGAACACTTTGGAAGCGACAACCCTGCAGTCGTTATGGCAAAATCCGGCGCACGTGGGTCAATGCTGAACCTGACGCAGATGGCCGGGTGTGTCGGACAGCAGGCAGTTCGTGGCGAACGAATCAATCGTGGATATGAGGGACGCACGCTGAGTCACTACCAAGCGGACGATCTGGGTGCAGACGCCCACGGGTTCGTCGAATCGTCCTACCGGAGTGGCCTCACGCCGCGTGAGTTCTTCTTCCACGCTGTGAGTGGTCGTGAAGGACTGGTCGATACAGCAGTTCGGACGTCGAAATCTGGATATCTACAGCGTCGCCTCATCAACGCACTTTCAGAGCTCGAAACGCAGTACGACGGAACAGTCCGAGACACGAAAGACACGATCGTGCAGTTCGAGTTCGGCGAAGACGGCACCAGCCCCGTGAAGGTTTCTTCCTCGGAAGATGTCGAAATCGATGTCGAGGAGATCGCCGAGTCGGTTCTGTCTGCCGAATTCGAGGACGAAGGCACTACGTTCCTCGATCGGGACACCCAGACGAATCTCTCAGAGCGCATGGACAGCATGATGGTCGAAGGTGATGACTAA